The sequence TGTATTTAATATGTGTTGATCATCTTATATATTTGCATGTGTTAATAGGTGTTgtcaaattctcaaaaataaacaagATCTGCAAGCAATCAACATATTAAAACTAGAACTAGGCAGAGGAAAAGGAGCTCCTGCCAGGAAGAAGCTGTAGAATTGTCGTGATGCTCTAGAAATTTTCTTTTAGTTTGCTAGGTCTGCTAGCTTTGTCGCAGCTCTGTGTTTGGGTGCCTTCTCTTGTTGCTCTTTGGCGCCTTCTTCTCTTGTATTCTCTTTTTCCATTTCAGTAAAATTTTAAACTTTTATGgtcggaaaaaaaaaactttgtcaTAACCACAAAGTGCCTTCTGAGAATATCAATTCCAGATTCTTGATTCTAGCCTGAAATTTTTATATGCATGTCCTAAGTGTGTGCGAACGACCAAAGCTTAAACTCAATATAGCTTAAGATATTTGTGTTTTTCGTGGAGATGCCGGGGATGGTAGAGCTTAGTTTATGAACATGTGACCTTTTTGATTCAAAACGGAAATTCACTGCATAAATAAACAAAAATGCGAGCACCAGTATGACAAGAAAAAACAATACAGTGAAGCCGCTGTTCCACTGTGTAACATTATTATCATTTAAGAAAATTGCAGATATTTGCTTAAAATTCCAAAATTGATGTGGCACGTCAGTTTGTCTAATATGTGCAGAATTCTTAGTGCATGCGATAGACACCAGTGCAGCACAAAGTTTCCCTAAAAAAAACTCAAGAAGGAGGAATTAATATGGCTGACCGCAGATAACTGAAGAAACGAAATTGGTTCAAGCAGAAGATGCATATATATCACATTTGTAAGAGTCAAAATCAAAGATATCCTATTTGTACCCTTGGTAGTTACATCTTacagttttcttttctttaccCTATTTGTAGATTGTTACTGGCTGCATATGCTCTTTTTGGGGAACTACCAGAATGCTCCAACCCAAGGTACTGCCCCCAAGCTCCATAAACACTTCTCTGAAAGCAGCTGAACACTATATCTGAGTCCTGAAGGTACTCAGGTCGATGCAGCGATGAAAAAAATGCTACCTTCCACTTAGCAAATTCCTCGTCAGGAACCTGTAATTTCTTCTGTATTCGCAATTTGACCACATCTAAAGTCTCTCCTTCATGGATAGCCAAGAAAAATGGTTCCCCAAAATTCCGTGCCAAATATCCATCTTTTGCAAAGTGATAAACATGAATCAAGCGATCCTGAGGACCCAAGTTCTTCTCCTCTTCTGGAATCTCCTCTGCCCTTAGAGTCGAGCATTGATTATTAATGTTCACAATCTTGTCACTAAGCGTAAAAATCTTGAAAATCTTGTGGGAGAAGACTTCCAGCAATCTAAGCTCCGCATCAGGATGAGACAGCGCAACCTTTGTCTTCAGATCATTGATCAGATCTCCAACTGTACTTTGTTTTGGAAGTCTAATACTATGAACGACCGTGTCATTTCTTGTTGAATAATGGAATGCAAtctttagagttttcaaatcTTGCAACTCGGGTAAAGGAATGTCCAAGACTTCGTAATACAAGATGTCAGATTTCCGTTGGTAGTGGATCAACATTTCAGACAAGTGGCCCATACCTTGGTACTTAATAGCTTGGATTTTAGGTTTCTGATAGTAACAGTCATGAGGGGTAAATCTGATCTTGGTTGGATCATCCATACCAAGATGGCGCGCTACTCTTTCCGTGACATCATCATATGTTGATACCTTTGACAGCTCtaaacaaaaatcatcttcctttGGCTTCTCCAAAGATCGGAAATGCACAACCTGGCGGTTATGAACATATTCTAGAAAAGAAGGAACATCAGGATAGAGGTATGGTGTCATACTATCAGCTGAAGCGGGTTTTTGGAAGCAGATAATGTCCCCATCTTCAAGCTTGCTATCGCAGAAGGTGAGCTTCTTGTCTACGCGGTCACACATAACAGTGGGCTCAAACTTTATTTCATCATAAAGTTCTATTTCTTCGTCTAGAGAGAACCCAGCCATCTCATTTAGCTTTTTAAGAATTTCCAAAGGCTTACCACTACCCTTAACCAAAAGTCTCCCAACATACCGAATCTCTTCCTTTTCAGCATCATATAGcttgaaaaaaagaagaatatcTTCTTTCTTTCTATGACAAGGAGGAGGAATGGGATTTAATTCCGGCCCAATCTCTATTTCCAGGAATAACTTTAGTTCTTTGTTATTCCATGCCTCATTGCCAGCtgccttatttgatatttctcTCAACTTTTCAACGGATTGTGTCTCCTCTTGAAGAGTTAATGGTCGGTATGGACGATAAGTATGATTTAGACGCTTTGCCCATAGCCAATACCGCTGAAATTGCACAGGCACACCAAACTCTTTCGCAACCTCCTCCTTGAATAGGGTAAAAGGCATTTTTTTCCGGATACGAAAACTGCTAACTTTTTTGTGATCAACAAGgtcaaaaaaaatctctctcccaATCTGTTCAGAGAAGTCCTCGTTTCGAGCAACCTTTATTATAGTGTACAGGTGAGCCTCTGCTTCTTCCTTCTCCTTATGCTccttttcttcttgttctttcttcaatCTCATCCTGAGGTGTTCAGCAATGTCTTTCTCATCCACCTCACACATAATTTCATCTCTATCACTTTCACGTATATACACGAGCATATATGCATTTGAAATTTTTGCCTCCCCACCGTATTGTTCCTCTAATATCCTCTTGATATCTTCTTTTGTTACCCTCTCATCATTGAATTTGAACCATTGCTCTGAGAATGTCGGTCTTATAAAAGCATAGTAGTGCCCACCATGTCCCCCACCACTGTGAACCAAAACACCATGAAGTGTGTAAAGATTGCGAACTCTTCTATCAGCATCTGGAGATAAGTATTTTCCATCCTCCCTGTCAAGATTAAGTTGCAGGGGGAATTCATAACGATCATTTATTTTTACCATCATGTCTCGCTTAAAATCATATTCGTATCGTTTGAGCTGAAGTTGGAGGACAGGTGGGAAGTCAATAAAAAGGACACCCTTCTTTGCATCCTGTAAACCATGGTGTTGATCAGCATGATACTTGTTATCACCTTGAAGATGTTCCACTTCCACATACTTGTCGAAAGAAGCGTAAACATCCCTACAGCCTTTTACATCAAGTTGAAGGTCATAAAATGATTCCTTTCTAGTAGATTTATAATCCACATTAACACATTCAATGTAGTTCATATGGTGACCTTCGAACAGGTGCTGTATTGTACCCTCCACAGCAGTTCCCTTCATTTTATCTTCAAGCTTTTCACACAAAACCCTATTAAGTTCCTGCACATCATGTTGCATGAAAGACTCATGTGTATTCCATCTGAAAGATTTAGTGAGCTCCTTAGTAGAGACGCTATTCTTACCGTATTGAAGCTTATAAAACAAAGTCTGTA comes from Papaver somniferum cultivar HN1 chromosome 7, ASM357369v1, whole genome shotgun sequence and encodes:
- the LOC113294086 gene encoding ubiquitin carboxyl-terminal hydrolase 13-like, whose protein sequence is MTQMTDPLPALDQEDTVMLVQDSEEVVDDPQPMEVTPAEEAVRAQAVEDPASSSTRFTWRIENFSTLNTEKHYSDVFTVGTYNWRVVMYLKGKNVDHLSLYLEVADSDNLPYGWSRHAKFSLAVVNQIHNKISMRKHHPEHQFTARENHMGFPSIMTLKLLHYPTAGYLVDDTCIIEAEVAVNDSGNETGYVGLENQGATCYMNSLLQTLYHIPYFRKSVYHMPTTENDLESGSSIPLALQTLFYKLQYGKNSVSTKELTKSFRWNTHESFMQHDVQELNRVLCEKLEDKMKGTAVEGTIQHLFEGHHMNYIECVNVDYKSTRKESFYDLQLDVKGCRDVYASFDKYVEVEHLQGDNKYHADQHHGLQDAKKGVLFIDFPPVLQLQLKRYEYDFKRDMMVKINDRYEFPLQLNLDREDGKYLSPDADRRVRNLYTLHGVLVHSGGGHGGHYYAFIRPTFSEQWFKFNDERVTKEDIKRILEEQYGGEAKISNAYMLVYIRESDRDEIMCEVDEKDIAEHLRMRLKKEQEEKEHKEKEEAEAHLYTIIKVARNEDFSEQIGREIFFDLVDHKKVSSFRIRKKMPFTLFKEEVAKEFGVPVQFQRYWLWAKRLNHTYRPYRPLTLQEETQSVEKLREISNKAAGNEAWNNKELKLFLEIEIGPELNPIPPPCHRKKEDILLFFKLYDAEKEEIRYVGRLLVKGSGKPLEILKKLNEMAGFSLDEEIELYDEIKFEPTVMCDRVDKKLTFCDSKLEDGDIICFQKPASADSMTPYLYPDVPSFLEYVHNRQVVHFRSLEKPKEDDFCLELSKVSTYDDVTERVARHLGMDDPTKIRFTPHDCYYQKPKIQAIKYQGMGHLSEMLIHYQRKSDILYYEVLDIPLPELQDLKTLKIAFHYSTRNDTVVHSIRLPKQSTVGDLINDLKTKVALSHPDAELRLLEVFSHKIFKIFTLSDKIVNINNQCSTLRAEEIPEEEKNLGPQDRLIHVYHFAKDGYLARNFGEPFFLAIHEGETLDVVKLRIQKKLQVPDEEFAKWKVAFFSSLHRPEYLQDSDIVFSCFQRSVYGAWGQYLGLEHSGSSPKRAYAASNNLQIG